In Synergistota bacterium, a genomic segment contains:
- a CDS encoding bifunctional enoyl-CoA hydratase/phosphate acetyltransferase, with protein sequence MKKLKELLSMAKEGKRRTIAVASAEDYDVLEAVYLAKKEGIAEPILVGRLEKIEKAVQALNIDCNQFEIIDATDPISSAQIAVKMVRDGACDLLMKGLVKTAELLKIVLDKEMGFRTGRLLSHVFLVEVPRRRRWYAITDGGIVISPSIAEKLQILENALELMHLLGIREPKVAVLAAVETVTYSMPATVDAAMLTVMAARKQIKGAIVDGPLALDVAICSKAAKVKGVKSPVAGKADVLLVPDIEAGNLLGKALVYGCGGVAAGVVMGARRPIVLTSRADSAET encoded by the coding sequence TTGAAGAAGCTAAAAGAGCTGCTAAGTATGGCTAAGGAAGGAAAGAGAAGAACTATTGCTGTTGCTTCTGCAGAAGACTATGATGTTCTGGAGGCCGTTTATCTTGCTAAAAAGGAGGGGATAGCAGAACCTATTTTAGTAGGACGATTGGAAAAGATAGAAAAAGCAGTTCAGGCTCTTAATATCGATTGTAATCAATTTGAGATTATTGATGCTACCGATCCAATTTCTTCTGCTCAAATTGCTGTCAAAATGGTTAGAGATGGGGCTTGTGATCTCCTGATGAAAGGTCTTGTTAAGACTGCGGAGCTTTTAAAAATAGTGCTTGATAAGGAAATGGGTTTTAGAACAGGGAGACTCTTGAGCCATGTTTTTTTAGTCGAGGTTCCGAGAAGACGTCGCTGGTATGCTATAACCGATGGTGGAATAGTTATATCTCCGTCTATTGCTGAAAAGTTGCAGATACTTGAAAATGCGCTGGAGTTAATGCATCTCTTAGGGATAAGAGAACCTAAGGTTGCTGTTTTGGCAGCTGTAGAAACGGTTACTTACTCAATGCCTGCCACAGTAGATGCTGCTATGTTAACCGTTATGGCTGCAAGGAAGCAGATAAAGGGTGCTATAGTTGATGGCCCTCTTGCACTTGATGTTGCCATCTGCTCAAAGGCGGCAAAAGTTAAGGGGGTAAAAAGTCCTGTTGCTGGTAAGGCAGATGTCCTTCTCGTACCGGATATAGAGGCAGGAAATCTCTTAGGAAAAGCGCTTGTTTATGGTTGCGGAGGCGTAGCTGCTGGTGTTGTGATGGGAGCCCGTCGACCAATAGTTTTAACTTCAAGAGCGGATAGTGCGGAGAC